The following proteins are co-located in the Candidatus Woesearchaeota archaeon genome:
- a CDS encoding threonylcarbamoyl-AMP synthase: MEILTKEEVFLRDAELGERIRKGALFIYPTDTIYGIGCSALHEAAVKKVRAAKLRYDRPFSIIPPTKDWIVEHCSITTKRKSWLAKLPGPYTLILPLKDTEAIAPSVNNGLNTLGIRIPKHWITSFVTKLGIPIITTSANQSGGNFMTSLDDLHPKIKAKMDFIIYEEELQGKPSTVVDLSTPTVEMRTR, from the coding sequence ATGGAGATCCTTACAAAAGAAGAAGTCTTTTTACGGGATGCAGAACTCGGTGAACGTATCCGTAAAGGAGCATTATTTATTTATCCCACGGATACGATTTATGGTATTGGATGCTCTGCGCTCCATGAAGCAGCAGTAAAGAAAGTCAGGGCTGCAAAATTACGCTACGACCGTCCTTTTTCCATCATTCCGCCAACTAAAGATTGGATTGTAGAACATTGTTCTATAACGACAAAAAGGAAATCCTGGCTTGCAAAACTCCCCGGTCCTTATACCTTAATCCTTCCCCTGAAAGATACTGAAGCCATTGCTCCCTCAGTCAACAATGGTTTAAACACTCTGGGGATTCGTATTCCGAAACATTGGATTACTTCCTTTGTCACTAAACTAGGCATACCTATTATTACTACCTCTGCCAATCAAAGTGGAGGCAACTTCATGACCTCTCTCGATGATCTTCATCCAAAGATCAAAGCAAAGATGGACTTCATCATCTATGAAGAAGAGTTGCAAGGAAAGCCAAGTACGGTTGTGGACCTGAGCACCCCTACGGTAGAAATGAGGACGAGGTAA
- a CDS encoding phosphoglycerate kinase, giving the protein MMDVPTLTDRDFTDKRVLMRVGFDLPLDEHGNITDDKRIQVSLPSINYVLDHGAKQLVLMCHLGRPKNKEPHLRTDKVAERLRELLDREVVKVDDWGEHGLPDKRVVFLENLRFHPGEKSKNPEERDAFGKQLASLADRYVNDAFSNCHRDHASMTSVPKYIHGCIGASVAKEVRLIESCLEHPQKPVVAVIGGLKADKLNAMKHLLGIADKIVVGGALAFTLLKASGYEVGNSKVDVEGLEELKDIVAEVMNNPKVLLPLDAVVADKFDAQAKSKTVPIQGIEPGWMALDIGPQTVQLYQEQLKTAKTILWFGPIGVFEMEKFAQGTREIAQTIAQLKVTSIIGGGDSANAVHSLGLEDKMTLVSTGGGASLTLVEGNTLPALEVLKYKA; this is encoded by the coding sequence ATGATGGACGTACCTACCTTAACAGACCGAGACTTTACTGACAAGCGTGTGCTGATGCGTGTTGGCTTTGACCTGCCCTTAGATGAACACGGAAACATTACCGATGATAAACGGATACAGGTATCATTACCATCGATTAACTATGTCCTGGATCATGGTGCAAAGCAACTGGTTTTGATGTGTCATCTGGGAAGACCTAAAAACAAAGAACCTCATCTGCGGACAGATAAGGTAGCTGAACGATTACGTGAACTCTTGGATAGGGAGGTTGTCAAGGTTGATGATTGGGGTGAGCATGGTTTGCCAGACAAACGTGTCGTGTTTCTTGAAAATTTACGATTCCATCCCGGTGAAAAGAGTAAAAATCCTGAGGAAAGAGATGCCTTTGGCAAGCAATTGGCAAGTCTGGCAGACCGCTATGTGAATGATGCCTTCTCTAATTGCCATCGTGACCATGCCTCTATGACCTCGGTCCCGAAATATATTCATGGCTGTATTGGTGCAAGTGTGGCAAAAGAAGTTCGTCTTATTGAATCGTGTTTAGAGCATCCCCAAAAACCTGTTGTTGCAGTTATTGGTGGTTTGAAGGCAGACAAGTTAAATGCCATGAAACATTTACTTGGGATTGCTGATAAAATCGTGGTCGGAGGGGCATTGGCCTTTACGCTCTTGAAGGCATCTGGTTATGAGGTTGGTAATTCTAAAGTGGACGTTGAAGGGTTAGAGGAACTCAAGGATATTGTTGCAGAAGTAATGAATAATCCAAAGGTGCTCTTGCCTCTCGATGCAGTTGTTGCTGATAAATTCGATGCTCAAGCAAAGAGTAAGACTGTTCCTATCCAAGGTATTGAACCAGGCTGGATGGCATTAGATATTGGTCCACAGACGGTACAATTGTATCAAGAGCAGTTGAAAACCGCAAAAACTATTCTCTGGTTTGGTCCTATTGGTGTGTTTGAAATGGAGAAGTTTGCTCAGGGTACAAGGGAAATTGCGCAAACCATTGCCCAGCTGAAGGTAACCTCCATCATTGGTGGGGGTGATTCTGCCAATGCTGTACATTCTTTAGGCCTCGAGGACAAAATGACTTTGGTCTCAACCGGAGGCGGTGCTTCTCTCACCTTAGTTGAGGGCAACACCTTACCTGCTCTTGAGGTACTCAAGTATAAGGCGTAA
- a CDS encoding STAS-like domain-containing protein: MIEIKIITVTGSFAENKDLARDIRLTKIVPALEKDQEIIIDFEGVEGATQSFIHALISEVIRKYGPGVLDKISFKNCNEIVRKIIGIVVDYMQESD, from the coding sequence ATGATCGAAATAAAAATAATAACCGTAACTGGCTCATTTGCAGAAAATAAAGATTTGGCAAGGGATATCAGACTCACGAAGATAGTTCCAGCATTAGAAAAAGATCAAGAGATCATAATCGATTTTGAAGGAGTAGAAGGTGCAACTCAATCCTTCATTCATGCCTTGATAAGTGAGGTAATCAGAAAATATGGTCCTGGCGTGTTAGATAAAATCTCTTTCAAGAATTGTAATGAAATTGTGAGAAAGATAATAGGTATTGTAGTAGATTATATGCAAGAAAGCGATTGA
- a CDS encoding TCP-1/cpn60 chaperonin family protein, with protein MTQQNVQPIFILPEGTQRTQGKSAQHMNIMAAKAVAETVRTTLGPKGMDKMLVDSMGEVIITNDGVTILEEMSIDHPSAKMIVEIAKTQENEVGDGTTTAVVLAGELLKKAEGLLEMEIHPTVIAKGYRIAADKALIILKNMCEKVTPTNTDLLQKIAVTAMTGKGAEQAKEKLADLAVRGCKKVMEETPEGLSIDIEDVTIEKKVGGSVEDSELIEGIVLDKERVHPGMPKRIVNAKVALLDSALEIKSTEVDAKIQITDPEQLQAFIDQEERILKRMVDHLIGAGATVVLCQKGIDDIAQHFLAKQGIYACRRVKKSDMEKLAKATGGVIVTKITDLTKDDLGHAGMVEEKKVGDEAMTFVKECKHPKSVSILIRGGTEHVIDEIKRAMEDAIGDVAASLRDGKVVGGAGAPEIEVARNLRHFAESLSGREQLAVLAFAEAMEIIPRTLAENAGLDPIDILTELKSAHDNGKKWAGVNVFTGKTMDAWKEGVIEPLKIKVQAVSSATEVATMILRIDDMIAAGPSEKGNQAPPPMPE; from the coding sequence ATGACTCAGCAGAATGTTCAACCGATATTCATTTTACCTGAAGGAACACAACGAACACAAGGGAAGAGTGCACAGCATATGAATATTATGGCAGCCAAAGCTGTTGCCGAGACCGTCAGAACAACCTTAGGACCAAAGGGAATGGACAAGATGCTGGTTGATAGCATGGGTGAGGTCATCATTACCAATGATGGGGTAACAATTCTCGAAGAGATGAGCATTGATCATCCCTCAGCCAAGATGATTGTTGAGATTGCAAAAACTCAAGAAAATGAGGTTGGTGATGGAACAACAACTGCCGTAGTTTTGGCAGGAGAACTTCTCAAGAAGGCTGAAGGGCTTCTGGAGATGGAAATACATCCCACGGTTATTGCAAAGGGATACCGTATTGCAGCAGACAAAGCATTAATTATCTTAAAAAATATGTGTGAAAAAGTAACGCCAACGAATACAGATCTTCTGCAAAAGATTGCGGTTACTGCAATGACCGGTAAGGGCGCAGAACAGGCAAAAGAAAAACTTGCTGATCTTGCAGTCCGTGGATGTAAAAAAGTAATGGAAGAAACTCCTGAAGGCCTGAGCATTGATATAGAAGACGTAACCATCGAGAAAAAAGTCGGTGGCAGTGTTGAAGATTCTGAACTCATTGAAGGGATTGTGCTGGACAAGGAGCGAGTACATCCGGGTATGCCAAAACGTATAGTCAACGCTAAAGTTGCATTACTTGATTCTGCGCTTGAGATCAAAAGTACTGAAGTAGACGCAAAGATTCAGATTACTGATCCTGAACAACTCCAGGCATTTATTGATCAAGAAGAACGGATCCTTAAGCGGATGGTTGATCATCTTATCGGAGCAGGCGCAACCGTTGTTTTATGCCAAAAAGGGATTGATGATATTGCCCAACATTTCCTTGCCAAGCAAGGCATCTATGCTTGCAGAAGGGTAAAAAAATCAGATATGGAAAAATTAGCCAAAGCAACTGGAGGAGTCATTGTTACAAAGATTACTGACTTAACCAAAGATGACTTGGGTCATGCAGGAATGGTTGAAGAAAAAAAGGTAGGAGACGAAGCAATGACCTTTGTCAAGGAATGCAAGCATCCAAAGTCAGTTTCTATCTTGATCCGCGGTGGTACAGAGCATGTTATTGATGAGATTAAACGTGCTATGGAAGACGCTATTGGTGATGTTGCTGCTTCACTTCGCGACGGGAAAGTTGTCGGCGGTGCAGGGGCTCCTGAGATTGAGGTAGCACGAAACTTACGGCATTTTGCAGAATCATTGTCAGGAAGAGAACAGTTAGCGGTACTCGCATTTGCCGAAGCTATGGAAATCATTCCACGAACCTTGGCAGAAAACGCTGGTCTTGACCCCATCGATATTCTTACGGAGCTAAAATCAGCACACGATAATGGCAAGAAATGGGCTGGTGTTAATGTCTTTACCGGAAAAACCATGGATGCCTGGAAGGAAGGGGTTATTGAACCATTGAAGATTAAAGTTCAGGCAGTGAGTTCAGCAACCGAGGTAGCTACCATGATCTTACGCATTGATGACATGATTGCTGCAGGTCCCAGTGAAAAGGGCAATCAAGCACCACCACCAATGCCAGAATAA
- a CDS encoding IS1 family transposase, giving the protein MKKRRKLDVACPNEACNLFGKKGMKNIVKRGRKKNGNLNYTCTFCGRTFVRTVGTIFYRSRIKRKEAKQIANLLVEKNGIRSVGRVIERNRNTILRFTDRLADKCKQVNEFLLKDVKLSPIEIDELWTFIKKNKKKLKKKTIQTINKEIAMLISQSKEKQIYT; this is encoded by the coding sequence ATGAAAAAGAGGCGTAAATTAGATGTAGCATGCCCAAACGAGGCATGCAACCTTTTTGGTAAAAAAGGCATGAAAAACATAGTAAAAAGAGGCAGAAAGAAAAACGGCAACCTAAACTACACATGCACATTCTGCGGTAGAACATTCGTTAGAACAGTTGGAACAATTTTCTATAGAAGCAGAATCAAACGAAAAGAAGCAAAGCAAATTGCTAATTTACTTGTTGAGAAAAATGGCATACGAAGTGTAGGAAGAGTCATAGAAAGGAATAGAAATACAATTCTCAGATTTACTGACCGTCTGGCTGATAAATGCAAACAAGTGAATGAGTTTTTGCTCAAAGATGTTAAACTCAGTCCAATAGAAATTGATGAACTGTGGACGTTCATCAAAAAAAACAAAAAAAAGTTGAAGAAAAAGACTATCCAAACTATCAACAAGGAGATTGCTATGCTTATATCGCAATCAAAAGAGAAACAAATTTACACCTAG
- a CDS encoding ATP-binding protein, translating into MEIYLPNSAFLGNIDPFLKNIVLSDPTLLRITANKKWISIHPVALCMVAALGLNVKPEEIKCEKLEAKSKHYLERMGLFKFLKIKTDISIIEHEPAGRFIPLTRINDSQELTRFITDIIPLLHLDPEHTDSIKYVISELIRNVLEHSRSEQGAIVSAQYYKKSNTIRIGIVDRGVGIKKTINNAYPAETHLEAIRLALTPGITGTTQRIGGTEYNAGAGLFFIKSIAQINREFFIIYSGNAMYKLLKSKPEMKHVKLHGDPFEDRHSTGEDYPHWEGTVVGVDISLSKTKEFSLLLDLISDVYIKTIKERKKERYRKPRFI; encoded by the coding sequence ATGGAGATATACCTACCAAATAGTGCTTTTTTAGGAAATATTGACCCTTTTTTAAAGAACATAGTCCTCTCTGATCCTACCCTGTTAAGGATCACCGCAAATAAAAAATGGATTTCAATACATCCTGTAGCACTCTGTATGGTGGCTGCATTAGGTCTCAATGTTAAACCTGAGGAGATTAAGTGTGAGAAACTGGAAGCGAAATCCAAACACTACTTAGAGAGAATGGGTTTATTTAAATTCCTCAAGATTAAAACAGACATCAGTATCATTGAACACGAACCTGCCGGTAGATTTATACCTCTGACAAGGATCAATGATTCTCAAGAGCTAACGAGATTTATTACTGACATTATACCATTACTTCACTTAGACCCGGAGCATACTGATTCAATAAAATATGTTATCAGTGAACTGATTAGGAATGTTCTTGAGCACTCAAGGTCTGAACAAGGAGCCATTGTATCAGCTCAATATTACAAGAAAAGCAACACCATCAGGATAGGAATTGTGGATAGAGGTGTTGGCATTAAAAAAACCATAAATAACGCTTATCCTGCAGAAACTCATCTTGAGGCTATTCGATTAGCGTTAACACCAGGTATTACAGGAACGACGCAAAGGATAGGAGGGACTGAATATAATGCTGGAGCTGGTCTTTTTTTTATTAAGTCAATAGCACAGATAAATCGAGAGTTCTTTATCATCTATAGCGGCAATGCCATGTATAAATTATTAAAAAGTAAGCCAGAGATGAAACATGTTAAGCTTCACGGAGACCCCTTTGAAGATCGGCACTCGACAGGAGAGGATTACCCTCATTGGGAAGGGACTGTTGTTGGAGTTGATATTTCCTTGAGTAAAACTAAAGAATTTTCACTCCTTTTAGATCTCATCAGCGACGTGTATATTAAAACAATAAAAGAACGAAAAAAAGAGAGATACAGAAAACCGAGGTTTATATGA
- a CDS encoding NAD-dependent epimerase/dehydratase family protein, with protein sequence MDGLNINVFYGDIRPKNDVIKAMQGCDGVRNILEVAKELKVKKVVVTASTAGIGIPDDKNSPLNEESPFDFKRYQKVMYMYSKYLTIKTCEEFARQGLNVSIISPTTIYGAGDVSMHIGKVVKKIKEEKMKYAPPGGNAVVSIEDTITAHLLIMEKGEKGENYIIANEFIPYIEMFNKIAFMLKSKKIKKTLPTWILPPCNIGFGLMENILFTFGKKPLLSPSSINFSFKHRYFDSSKIRHKLGWKPQVSFEETMKRAIEFYEKHNMI encoded by the coding sequence TTGGACGGACTAAACATTAATGTTTTTTATGGAGATATAAGACCTAAAAATGATGTGATTAAGGCAATGCAAGGATGTGATGGGGTAAGGAATATACTTGAAGTTGCAAAAGAACTTAAAGTAAAAAAAGTGGTTGTTACAGCTTCCACAGCAGGCATTGGTATCCCTGATGACAAAAATTCTCCTCTCAATGAAGAATCTCCATTTGATTTTAAAAGATATCAAAAAGTGATGTATATGTATTCAAAGTATTTAACTATAAAAACATGTGAAGAATTTGCTCGTCAAGGACTTAATGTTTCAATCATATCTCCAACAACAATTTATGGAGCAGGAGATGTCAGCATGCATATTGGAAAAGTAGTTAAAAAAATCAAAGAAGAAAAAATGAAATATGCACCACCTGGTGGCAATGCTGTTGTTTCCATAGAGGATACTATAACTGCCCATCTGTTAATAATGGAAAAAGGTGAGAAAGGAGAAAACTACATTATTGCAAATGAGTTTATTCCTTATATTGAAATGTTTAATAAAATAGCTTTTATGCTTAAATCAAAAAAAATAAAAAAGACTTTACCAACCTGGATTTTACCACCATGCAATATAGGATTTGGCTTAATGGAAAATATACTATTTACTTTTGGTAAAAAACCTCTTTTATCTCCATCTTCAATCAATTTTAGCTTTAAACATAGGTATTTTGATTCTTCTAAAATAAGACATAAACTGGGTTGGAAGCCACAAGTTAGTTTTGAAGAAACAATGAAAAGGGCAATAGAATTCTATGAAAAACATAATATGATATAA
- a CDS encoding IS1 family transposase, whose product MIAEHIVWKLSTILQLPTFTYKLEVYTDGNKQYITALLTHFRKDCMLYGQLVKKKKNKRFVYKFKKKIFGNPNYNDIDTVNIESYNSILRERIGCLVRRTKCFSKQRSKFEKRLDIFQAYNNTMKEDNDGKTPCMKEDLTAKKWQWMDFFMYR is encoded by the coding sequence TTGATTGCTGAGCATATCGTCTGGAAATTAAGTACCATTTTGCAACTGCCCACTTTTACGTACAAATTAGAGGTTTATACTGACGGAAATAAGCAGTACATTACAGCACTGCTTACTCATTTCAGAAAGGACTGCATGCTGTACGGACAGCTTGTCAAAAAGAAGAAAAACAAACGCTTTGTGTACAAGTTCAAAAAGAAAATCTTTGGTAATCCTAATTACAACGATATTGATACGGTCAATATCGAAAGTTACAATAGCATTCTCAGAGAACGGATTGGTTGTTTGGTGAGAAGAACAAAATGCTTCTCAAAACAGAGAAGCAAGTTTGAGAAACGCTTAGATATCTTTCAAGCGTACAATAACACAATGAAAGAAGATAATGATGGCAAAACTCCTTGCATGAAAGAAGACTTAACTGCTAAAAAATGGCAGTGGATGGATTTTTTTATGTATCGTTAA
- a CDS encoding ATP-binding protein, translated as MELSSLNEWNPWWESKESVEGLKGKHRPYYDYLVNSVDIKEITIITGVRRSGKSTLMYQMISNLLKKSVDSKQILFVNLEDKRLTHESLDSIYQCYRENINLDKKAYIFLDEGHRKEGWESWIRKRYDQKANDKFIISGSCSYLLKKEYSTLLTGRNLTFEVFPLSFEEFLLFKDITIDKENIKKNIILEKTKWVIFKNLKEYLNLGGFPEIAFKPEDYKMRVLEQYFDDILYKDIIDRYNLNSQKAKDLALFFTTNLAGLVSLRNVRNSLKLSYDTVKDYLSYYKEAFLFFTLDHFSYSFKEQKTLASKIYCIDNGLRNAVSFKFSKDDGKLVENLVFVELTRRGNKCYYWKNNGEVDFILKAKNQSLAAINVSYTDEIDDREIKSLLEFKKKFKKAKDLLLLTKDTEKKEKGIVFIPLWKWLLTER; from the coding sequence ATGGAACTATCCTCATTAAACGAATGGAATCCTTGGTGGGAAAGCAAAGAATCAGTTGAAGGCTTAAAAGGCAAACACCGGCCTTATTACGATTATTTGGTTAATTCTGTTGACATTAAAGAGATAACTATCATCACCGGAGTGAGAAGGTCAGGCAAAAGCACGTTGATGTATCAGATGATTAGTAATCTCCTGAAAAAAAGTGTTGACTCTAAACAGATATTATTCGTCAATTTGGAGGATAAACGGTTGACCCATGAGTCATTAGACAGCATATACCAATGCTACAGGGAGAATATTAACCTCGATAAAAAAGCATACATCTTCCTTGACGAGGGTCATAGAAAGGAAGGATGGGAATCGTGGATAAGAAAGAGATATGACCAAAAAGCCAATGATAAATTCATCATTTCAGGCTCATGCTCTTATCTCTTAAAAAAAGAATACTCAACATTATTAACCGGAAGAAACCTGACTTTTGAAGTATTCCCTTTAAGTTTCGAAGAATTTTTATTATTTAAAGATATAACCATTGATAAAGAAAACATTAAAAAAAATATAATACTTGAAAAAACAAAATGGGTTATTTTTAAAAATTTAAAAGAATATCTCAATCTTGGTGGGTTTCCAGAGATAGCCTTTAAGCCAGAAGATTATAAGATGAGGGTTCTTGAGCAGTACTTTGATGATATTTTATACAAGGATATTATAGACAGATATAATCTAAACTCTCAAAAAGCAAAAGACCTTGCGTTATTTTTTACAACGAATCTTGCAGGTTTGGTTTCACTGAGAAATGTACGAAACTCTCTTAAGCTCTCATACGATACGGTTAAAGACTATCTTTCTTACTATAAAGAGGCATTTTTATTTTTTACACTGGATCATTTTTCATATTCTTTTAAAGAGCAAAAAACATTGGCTTCAAAGATTTACTGTATAGATAATGGGCTAAGAAATGCTGTCAGCTTCAAATTTTCCAAGGACGATGGAAAGCTCGTAGAGAATCTCGTTTTTGTAGAGCTTACAAGAAGAGGAAATAAGTGTTATTATTGGAAGAACAACGGTGAAGTTGATTTTATATTAAAAGCCAAAAACCAAAGCCTTGCAGCAATAAATGTGTCTTATACTGATGAGATTGATGACCGAGAAATAAAATCATTATTAGAGTTTAAGAAGAAATTCAAGAAAGCAAAAGACCTGCTTCTTTTGACCAAAGACACTGAGAAAAAAGAAAAAGGCATTGTATTTATACCATTATGGAAGTGGCTATTAACCGAAAGGTAA
- a CDS encoding AAA family ATPase produces MSLFKDTLSSDQTLFKNPVALDYDYMPKAIPYRENQQQAIASCIKPLFQRRNGRNIVITGKPGIGKTVATKHIFQELNEETDEIYPLFINCWQRNTSYKILLEMCEQMGYRLTHNKKTEELFAVVKQYINKQSAVFCFDEIDKVEDFDFLYMILEEIYRKSILLITNYHSFISQLDHRILSRLNPEHLVFEPYTAEETKGILQQRLEYAFHPNVWEDAAFSLVVQKTVALEDIRTGLYLLREAGTIAEDKSTKKVGVQHAQGALGKLSNFSINNPDQLEDDTRFILEIIKEHSGTKIGEIYKAYQEKGGAQSYKTFYRRVKKLEDGKYISVKTISGGSEGTTSFITYQNKEKKLTDF; encoded by the coding sequence ATGTCACTCTTCAAAGATACGCTTTCCTCAGACCAAACATTGTTTAAGAATCCGGTTGCGCTTGATTATGACTATATGCCTAAGGCCATTCCGTACCGAGAGAACCAACAACAGGCCATTGCTTCCTGTATAAAGCCCTTGTTCCAACGGAGGAATGGAAGGAATATAGTTATTACCGGAAAGCCAGGTATTGGGAAGACCGTTGCAACCAAGCATATTTTCCAGGAACTTAATGAAGAAACAGACGAGATTTATCCATTGTTCATCAACTGCTGGCAGCGCAATACCAGTTATAAAATACTTTTAGAGATGTGTGAACAGATGGGCTATCGATTGACCCATAACAAGAAAACAGAGGAACTCTTTGCCGTTGTCAAGCAATACATCAACAAACAATCTGCAGTCTTTTGCTTTGATGAAATTGACAAGGTTGAGGATTTTGATTTCCTCTACATGATTCTTGAAGAAATTTACCGGAAATCTATACTGCTGATTACCAATTATCATAGCTTTATTTCTCAACTTGACCATCGCATTCTTTCTCGCCTTAATCCTGAGCATTTAGTTTTTGAACCGTATACCGCAGAGGAAACAAAAGGGATCTTACAACAACGCTTAGAATATGCATTCCATCCTAATGTCTGGGAAGACGCAGCATTTTCTCTGGTTGTCCAAAAAACCGTTGCTCTTGAAGACATCCGAACTGGACTCTATTTGCTTCGCGAAGCAGGAACCATTGCAGAAGATAAAAGCACAAAAAAGGTAGGAGTACAACACGCACAGGGCGCTCTTGGAAAACTCAGTAATTTTTCCATTAATAACCCTGACCAACTTGAGGATGACACTCGCTTTATTCTGGAGATTATTAAAGAACATTCTGGAACAAAGATCGGAGAGATCTACAAGGCCTACCAAGAAAAGGGTGGGGCACAGAGTTATAAAACATTTTATCGAAGAGTCAAGAAACTTGAGGATGGCAAATATATCTCAGTAAAAACCATCTCAGGCGGAAGTGAAGGTACCACATCCTTTATCACGTATCAGAACAAAGAGAAAAAGCTTACGGATTTCTAA
- a CDS encoding DedA family protein, protein MAFIFLDVLLHLDTYLQTVVNEYAAFTYVILFLIVFFETGVVVTPFLPGDSLLFAAGALAATGSLRIEWVIFLLFLAAVLGDTVNYHIGKFVGPQVFKKEKSLLFNKDHLVRAQAFYEKHGKKTILLARFIPVIRTFAPFVAGIGTMSYRKFLSYNIIGAAAWCILFIMGGYFFGNIPWVQDHFGIIILAIIFVSFIPLIKDIITQIIEQRKNKLQS, encoded by the coding sequence ATGGCATTCATTTTCCTTGATGTCCTCCTTCATTTAGACACATATTTACAGACCGTTGTTAATGAATATGCTGCATTTACCTATGTTATTCTCTTCCTTATTGTCTTTTTTGAGACTGGTGTTGTGGTTACTCCGTTTCTTCCCGGAGACAGTTTACTTTTTGCTGCGGGTGCATTAGCCGCAACCGGTTCATTAAGGATCGAATGGGTCATTTTCCTCTTATTTCTTGCCGCTGTTCTTGGAGATACAGTAAACTATCATATTGGAAAATTTGTTGGTCCTCAAGTATTCAAAAAAGAGAAATCCTTGCTCTTTAACAAAGATCATTTGGTACGGGCACAAGCATTTTATGAAAAACATGGAAAAAAGACCATACTTCTTGCACGGTTTATTCCGGTGATCAGGACATTTGCACCGTTTGTTGCAGGTATTGGGACCATGTCATACAGAAAATTTTTGAGTTACAACATCATTGGTGCTGCGGCATGGTGTATCTTGTTTATCATGGGAGGGTATTTCTTTGGAAATATTCCCTGGGTACAGGATCATTTTGGGATCATCATTCTCGCTATTATCTTTGTATCCTTCATTCCCCTGATAAAGGATATCATCACCCAGATCATTGAACAACGAAAGAACAAGCTACAGTCATAA
- a CDS encoding type II toxin-antitoxin system RelE/ParE family toxin: MYEIIFSDSAKKQLEKLDRLTQDRIIKALERIRIRPEAYVTTLVGDRGYKFRVGDYRLILDVDTGFLRILIIKVGHRKNIYN; this comes from the coding sequence ATGTACGAAATCATTTTTTCCGATAGTGCTAAAAAGCAGTTAGAAAAGCTAGATCGGCTAACTCAAGATAGAATTATCAAAGCACTAGAGAGAATAAGAATACGACCAGAAGCATATGTTACAACATTAGTAGGTGATAGAGGTTACAAGTTCAGAGTTGGTGATTATAGATTAATTCTTGATGTTGATACAGGATTTTTGAGAATTCTTATCATTAAAGTAGGACATCGCAAGAACATCTACAATTAA